A region from the Janthinobacterium agaricidamnosum genome encodes:
- a CDS encoding LysR family transcriptional regulator — protein sequence MDALNHLQSFVLSAELGSFSAAARRLGLTPAAVSKNVARLEASLGLRLFQRSTRRLTLTEGGERFLQQIGGALSTLREAIAGVAEEGGQPAGILKISMAPSFGRSYVVPLLGDFIARYPGVIPDCHFDNRQVDLIGEGFDVAIGGGIELTPGVVARELGHAHVVATASPAFMRGKRMPAHPSDLAQFDGVARRSAGSGRLRSWILRDGSGGEGVAECRPRAIFDDPEAMAQAAIQGVGVALLPMPHALAHLRSGALIRLLPGWHADSGPLSVYYASKKLLPAKTRVFVDFLLEQFRQRDFAAQMRPD from the coding sequence ATGGATGCCCTCAATCACTTGCAATCGTTTGTGCTGTCCGCCGAGCTGGGCAGCTTTTCGGCGGCCGCGCGCCGTTTGGGGCTGACGCCGGCGGCCGTCAGCAAGAACGTGGCGCGGCTGGAAGCGAGCCTGGGACTGCGCCTGTTCCAGCGCAGCACGCGCCGCCTGACCCTGACGGAAGGGGGCGAGCGTTTCCTGCAGCAGATTGGCGGCGCCTTGTCCACCTTGCGCGAGGCGATCGCCGGCGTGGCCGAAGAGGGCGGCCAGCCGGCCGGCATCCTGAAAATCAGCATGGCGCCGTCGTTCGGGCGCAGCTATGTGGTTCCCTTGCTGGGCGACTTCATCGCGCGCTACCCGGGCGTCATTCCCGACTGCCATTTCGACAACCGGCAAGTGGATTTGATCGGCGAAGGTTTCGATGTCGCCATCGGCGGCGGCATCGAGCTGACGCCCGGCGTGGTGGCGCGCGAACTGGGTCACGCCCACGTCGTCGCCACGGCGTCGCCCGCCTTCATGCGGGGGAAACGCATGCCCGCCCATCCTTCGGACCTGGCGCAATTCGACGGCGTGGCGCGCCGCTCGGCCGGCAGCGGCAGATTGCGCAGCTGGATATTGCGCGATGGTTCTGGCGGCGAAGGCGTGGCCGAATGCCGGCCGCGCGCCATCTTCGACGATCCGGAAGCGATGGCGCAGGCGGCCATCCAGGGTGTCGGCGTGGCGCTGCTGCCCATGCCGCACGCGCTGGCCCATTTGCGCAGCGGCGCGTTGATCCGCCTGCTGCCCGGCTGGCATGCCGATTCCGGCCCCCTGTCCGTGTACTATGCGAGCAAGAAGCTGCTGCCCGCAAAGACGCGCGTCTTCGTCGATTTCTTGCTGGAGCAGTTCCGCCAGCGCGATTTCGCCGCGCAGATGCGGCCCGATTAA
- a CDS encoding porin: MNHTCMRAAALAVSTLIGANVCAQSNVTIYGVVDAATAYASNQGGNSNTYMRSGNLSASKIGFQGVEDLGGDLKALFLLENGFESDTGAQSSASALFNRQAYVGLQSHAYGSLTAGRQYTPYYLLVGSLASSNVLTGATGAHPGDIDGLDTTVRISNSVTYSMPAWRGLQASAQYGFGEAADGNAAGSSFSAAVKYSTSPAEFALGYLKLKNGENGTGWSDKASASFGISAINQGYASADSIEFIAASARYTMGKWMVGANASNVQYQAGSHSTFRDTAIFNTAGLIASYQWTPQWFLSAGYSDTFASRANGVSDRARYRQLSFEQNYALSKRTAIYLIEARQLARGQTLGQNGAIVDAVASVGDSQNGTPSSNGGQTVVMVGLKHSF, translated from the coding sequence ATGAACCATACATGCATGCGCGCTGCGGCGCTGGCCGTCTCCACACTCATCGGCGCAAACGTTTGCGCCCAAAGCAATGTCACCATCTATGGCGTGGTCGACGCGGCCACCGCGTACGCGAGCAACCAGGGCGGCAATTCGAACACCTACATGCGCAGCGGTAACTTGTCCGCCAGCAAGATCGGTTTCCAGGGCGTGGAAGACCTGGGCGGCGACCTGAAGGCGCTGTTCCTGCTGGAAAACGGCTTTGAAAGCGATACGGGCGCGCAAAGTTCGGCCAGCGCCCTGTTCAACCGCCAGGCTTACGTGGGCCTGCAATCGCACGCCTACGGCAGCCTGACGGCCGGGCGCCAGTACACGCCGTACTATCTGCTCGTGGGTTCCCTGGCATCGAGCAACGTCTTGACGGGCGCCACCGGCGCCCACCCGGGCGATATCGACGGCCTCGATACGACCGTGCGCATCAGCAATTCCGTCACCTACAGCATGCCCGCCTGGCGCGGCCTGCAAGCGAGCGCGCAATACGGCTTTGGCGAAGCGGCCGACGGCAATGCCGCGGGCAGCAGCTTCAGCGCCGCCGTCAAGTACAGCACCTCGCCGGCCGAATTCGCGCTCGGCTACCTGAAACTGAAAAATGGCGAGAACGGCACCGGCTGGAGCGACAAGGCCTCGGCCAGCTTCGGCATCTCCGCCATCAACCAGGGCTACGCCTCGGCCGACAGCATCGAATTCATCGCCGCCAGCGCCCGCTACACGATGGGCAAGTGGATGGTGGGCGCCAACGCCAGCAACGTGCAATACCAGGCGGGCAGCCATTCCACCTTCCGCGACACGGCCATCTTCAACACGGCCGGCCTGATCGCCAGCTACCAGTGGACGCCGCAGTGGTTCCTGAGCGCTGGCTACAGCGACACCTTCGCCAGCCGCGCCAACGGCGTGTCGGACCGCGCGCGCTACCGCCAGCTGTCGTTCGAACAGAATTATGCGCTGTCCAAGCGCACGGCGATCTACCTGATCGAAGCGCGCCAGCTGGCGCGCGGCCAGACCCTGGGCCAGAACGGCGCCATCGTCGACGCCGTCGCCTCGGTCGGCGATTCGCAAAACGGCACGCCGTCGTCGAACGGCGGCCAGACGGTGGTGATGGTCGGTCTCAAGCATTCTTTCTGA
- the hpaR gene encoding homoprotocatechuate degradation operon regulator HpaR, which produces MQLPIRYPNMPQLLLKARDSLLQHFRPILNHFGVTEQQWRIMRALNESPTLEPRELCEICQISSPSMSGILARMEEIGLIGRSKFEGDQRRRKVHLSEAGASLLLQMGKLIDLQYAHLEEAYGKQVFEDMRRALEAFIALETLPVAPAILR; this is translated from the coding sequence TTGCAGCTACCGATCCGTTATCCGAACATGCCGCAACTGCTGCTGAAGGCGCGCGACAGCCTGCTCCAGCATTTCCGCCCCATCCTCAATCACTTCGGCGTGACGGAGCAGCAGTGGCGCATCATGCGCGCGCTGAACGAAAGCCCCACCCTGGAACCGCGCGAGCTGTGCGAAATCTGCCAGATTTCCAGTCCCAGCATGAGCGGCATCCTGGCGCGCATGGAAGAGATCGGCCTGATCGGGCGCAGCAAGTTCGAAGGCGACCAGCGCCGCCGCAAGGTGCACCTGTCGGAAGCGGGCGCCAGCCTGCTGCTGCAGATGGGTAAACTGATCGACCTGCAATACGCCCACCTGGAAGAAGCGTACGGCAAGCAGGTATTCGAAGACATGCGCCGCGCGCTGGAAGCCTTCATTGCCCTCGAAACCCTGCCGGTGGCGCCCGCCATCCTGCGCTGA
- a CDS encoding GMC family oxidoreductase, with product MAEELSADYLVIGSGIIGSLAARKLALAGASVLILEAGPRVSRGEIVARFRNTTRRSDWMSPYPSVATAPHPIYQPKDNGYLVQAGPYPYPAEYIRQFGGTSWHWAAQAWRNVPNDFRIHTLYGVGVDWPISYEDLEPFYQEAEEIMGVSGAENTGSPRKQPFPMDPVTEPYAMRRIRERLDPSFKVVGNTVARNSVSYDGRPACCGNNSCQPICPIDAQYHGGIAAQQAEDAGVKIVCNANVYKLEHDAQGRITAALYYDVDKKSHRVTARTFILAANGIESPRLLLVSATDKYPNGLANSSDMVGRNLMDHPSTSITFDADEDLWLGRGPQSPNSINTMRDGDFRSQHSPYRLDFTNISRVDGATRELIGKGVFGAEFEQQLRFRSAREMSLKNVLEVLPNPENRIALSSEKDAMGIPKPQAHFAIDEYTKRGHERSKQDFEQIAKLMGGTNLRHSKEGVFANNQHICGTLSMGSDPAKAVCDQWGRTFDHANLFLCSTGVLPTSGTCNSTENGLAVALRTVKHILDEQQGGTA from the coding sequence ATGGCTGAAGAACTCTCCGCCGATTACCTCGTCATCGGCTCCGGCATCATCGGCTCGCTGGCCGCGCGCAAGCTGGCGCTGGCCGGCGCCTCGGTGCTGATCCTGGAAGCGGGCCCGCGCGTGTCGCGCGGCGAAATCGTCGCCCGTTTCCGCAACACGACGCGCCGCAGCGACTGGATGTCGCCGTATCCGTCGGTGGCCACGGCGCCGCACCCGATCTACCAGCCGAAGGATAACGGCTACCTGGTGCAGGCGGGCCCGTACCCGTACCCGGCAGAGTACATCCGCCAGTTCGGCGGCACCTCGTGGCACTGGGCCGCGCAGGCGTGGCGCAACGTGCCGAACGATTTCCGCATCCATACCTTGTATGGCGTGGGCGTCGACTGGCCCATCAGCTACGAAGACCTGGAGCCGTTCTACCAGGAAGCGGAAGAGATCATGGGCGTCTCGGGTGCCGAGAATACGGGTTCGCCGCGCAAGCAGCCATTCCCGATGGATCCCGTGACGGAGCCGTACGCCATGCGCCGCATCCGCGAACGCCTCGACCCGTCGTTCAAGGTGGTCGGCAACACGGTGGCGCGCAACAGCGTCAGCTACGATGGCCGCCCGGCCTGCTGCGGCAACAACAGCTGCCAGCCGATCTGCCCCATCGACGCGCAATACCACGGCGGCATCGCCGCGCAGCAGGCGGAAGACGCGGGCGTGAAGATCGTCTGCAACGCCAACGTCTACAAGCTGGAACACGACGCGCAGGGCCGCATCACGGCGGCCTTGTACTACGACGTGGATAAAAAAAGTCACCGGGTCACGGCCAGGACCTTCATTCTGGCGGCCAACGGCATCGAAAGCCCCCGCTTGCTGCTCGTTTCCGCCACGGACAAGTACCCGAACGGCCTGGCGAACAGCAGCGACATGGTGGGCCGCAACCTGATGGACCACCCGAGCACCTCGATCACCTTCGACGCCGATGAAGACCTGTGGCTGGGCCGGGGCCCGCAAAGTCCCAATTCCATCAACACCATGCGCGACGGCGACTTCCGCAGCCAGCATTCGCCGTACCGTCTGGACTTCACGAACATCTCGCGCGTGGATGGCGCGACCAGGGAGTTGATCGGCAAGGGCGTGTTTGGCGCGGAATTCGAACAGCAGCTGCGTTTCCGCTCGGCGCGCGAAATGAGCCTGAAAAACGTGCTGGAAGTGCTGCCGAACCCGGAAAACCGCATTGCCCTCAGCAGCGAAAAGGATGCCATGGGGATCCCCAAGCCGCAGGCGCATTTTGCGATCGACGAGTACACAAAACGGGGCCACGAGCGCTCGAAGCAGGATTTCGAGCAGATCGCCAAACTGATGGGCGGCACCAATCTGCGCCACAGCAAGGAAGGCGTGTTCGCCAACAACCAGCACATCTGCGGCACCCTGTCGATGGGTTCCGATCCGGCCAAGGCCGTGTGCGACCAGTGGGGCCGCACGTTTGATCACGCCAACCTGTTCCTGTGCAGCACCGGCGTGCTGCCCACGTCGGGCACCTGCAATTCGACGGAAAACGGCCTGGCCGTGGCACTGCGCACCGTCAAGCATATCCTCGACGAACAACAGGGAGGAACAGCATGA
- a CDS encoding DUF4303 domain-containing protein, with amino-acid sequence MPDNYSLFYTFDGDQPARFQEARVFGTTVWTASGAAMTWGAETRTHYASDAEAHAAYVARCQAALADGYSLARASVIDPAVFDFALLQTLVAQAARLAFDCVRRAHPDQYIDAFALVSDDSAMTIGCMANSREALAVSEYGEEMLWNPAEWAFDGGGAYFDSAYRLLLQAHRALPFDVAFATFRAGVFDACIAALAQLDAEGCFGTGALRDQAVLLFEVSDSEPVEGALARLNPPAVVARFEAWMASWAD; translated from the coding sequence ATGCCTGATAACTACAGTCTGTTTTACACCTTTGACGGCGATCAGCCGGCCCGCTTCCAGGAAGCGCGCGTATTCGGTACGACCGTCTGGACGGCCAGCGGCGCGGCCATGACCTGGGGCGCGGAGACGCGCACGCACTACGCCAGCGATGCCGAGGCGCACGCCGCCTACGTAGCACGTTGCCAGGCGGCGCTGGCCGACGGCTACAGCTTGGCGCGCGCGAGCGTCATCGATCCTGCCGTCTTCGATTTCGCGCTGCTGCAAACCCTGGTGGCGCAGGCCGCGCGCCTGGCTTTCGACTGCGTGCGCCGTGCGCATCCGGACCAGTACATCGACGCTTTCGCCCTGGTCAGCGACGACAGCGCCATGACGATAGGCTGCATGGCGAACAGCCGCGAAGCGCTGGCCGTCTCGGAATACGGCGAAGAGATGCTGTGGAACCCGGCCGAATGGGCGTTTGACGGCGGCGGCGCCTACTTCGACAGCGCCTACCGCTTGCTGCTGCAGGCGCACCGCGCGCTGCCGTTCGACGTCGCATTCGCCACCTTCCGCGCGGGCGTGTTCGACGCCTGCATCGCGGCGCTGGCGCAGCTCGACGCCGAAGGCTGTTTTGGTACGGGCGCGCTGCGCGATCAAGCCGTGCTGCTGTTCGAGGTCAGCGACAGCGAGCCGGTGGAAGGCGCGCTGGCGCGTTTGAATCCGCCGGCCGTGGTGGCGCGTTTCGAGGCATGGATGGCCAGCTGGGCCGACTAG
- a CDS encoding NAD(P)/FAD-dependent oxidoreductase, with product MHIFDAIIVGGSYAGLSAATQLARARRRVLVIDGGQRRNRYASHSHGFLTQDGSGTAAIAAEGKAQLLAYATVSWLDGTAVQAAASRDGDGFDVTLADGNVVHGRRLVLATGVIDELPPVDGLSERWGASVFHCPYCHGYELEHGAIGVLATGPLSMHHALMLPDWGTVTFFLNGAFEPDAAQLAQLEARGVTVVRTPVARIDGVADVVMADGSRHAMAGLFVATRTRLASALAVTLGCALEEGAMGPFVRTDEQKASSVPGVFCCGDAGRMAGSVAFAVADGAMAGVAAHRSLMFGLDQAAKPPSIFSPAPVTNAASSLAR from the coding sequence ATGCACATCTTTGACGCCATCATCGTCGGCGGCAGCTACGCCGGCCTGTCCGCCGCCACGCAACTGGCGCGCGCCCGCCGCCGCGTGCTGGTGATCGACGGCGGCCAGCGCCGCAACCGCTACGCCAGCCATTCCCACGGCTTCCTGACCCAGGACGGCAGCGGGACGGCCGCCATCGCCGCCGAGGGCAAGGCGCAGCTGCTGGCGTATGCCACCGTGTCCTGGCTGGACGGCACGGCCGTGCAGGCGGCAGCCAGCCGCGATGGCGATGGCTTCGACGTGACCCTGGCGGACGGCAATGTCGTTCACGGCCGCCGCCTGGTGCTGGCCACCGGCGTGATCGATGAACTGCCGCCCGTCGATGGCTTGTCCGAGCGCTGGGGCGCCAGCGTCTTTCACTGCCCCTATTGCCACGGTTATGAACTGGAGCATGGCGCCATCGGCGTGCTGGCCACGGGGCCACTGTCGATGCACCATGCGCTGATGCTGCCCGACTGGGGCACGGTCACTTTTTTCCTGAATGGCGCGTTCGAACCCGATGCGGCGCAGCTGGCGCAACTCGAGGCGCGCGGCGTGACGGTGGTGCGCACGCCTGTGGCGCGGATCGACGGCGTGGCCGACGTGGTCATGGCCGACGGCAGCCGCCATGCGATGGCCGGCCTGTTCGTGGCCACCCGCACCCGCCTGGCCAGTGCCCTGGCTGTGACGCTGGGCTGCGCGCTGGAAGAGGGCGCCATGGGTCCGTTCGTGCGCACCGACGAGCAAAAGGCCAGCAGCGTGCCCGGCGTCTTTTGCTGCGGTGACGCGGGCCGCATGGCCGGCAGCGTGGCGTTCGCGGTGGCCGACGGCGCCATGGCGGGCGTGGCGGCACACCGTTCGCTGATGTTCGGGCTGGATCAGGCGGCAAAACCCCCGTCGATCTTCAGCCCGGCGCCCGTGACGAACGCCGCTTCGTCGCTGGCCAGGTAA
- a CDS encoding metallophosphoesterase, with translation MKTRTPLLRITMILGALHALLGWLLLPALPVGLAGWLLGGVVLLASTMLMPMTIFARAVTNDARLADRLSWAGSLCMGFFSSLFVLTVLRELLMLIPATRPHAQASAVAALALALLATVVGFINARRVARVREVSVPITGLPAALQGFSIVQLSDIHVGATIKRAYVDAIVARANGLQADVIAITGDVVDGTVAQLASHTAPLGELRARHGVFLVTGNHEYYSGAAPWVAEFRRLGLRVLMNEHTVLEHDGARLALAGVTDFNAGAFDPDQRSDPQGAIAGAPADIPRILLAHQPRSAPEAEAAGYDLQLSGHTHGGQFWPWNLFVPLQQPYVAGLHRRGRLWIYVSRGTGYWGPPKRIGAPAEITLLRLVAA, from the coding sequence ATGAAAACCCGCACGCCGCTGCTGCGCATCACCATGATACTGGGCGCCCTGCACGCCCTGCTGGGCTGGCTGCTGCTGCCCGCGCTGCCCGTCGGCCTGGCCGGCTGGCTGCTGGGCGGCGTTGTATTGCTGGCCTCGACCATGCTGATGCCGATGACCATCTTCGCCCGCGCCGTCACCAACGATGCGCGCCTGGCCGACCGTTTGAGCTGGGCCGGCTCGCTGTGCATGGGCTTTTTTTCCTCGCTGTTCGTGCTCACCGTGCTGCGCGAACTGCTGATGCTGATCCCCGCCACCCGCCCGCATGCCCAGGCGTCCGCCGTGGCGGCGCTAGCCCTGGCGCTGCTGGCCACCGTCGTCGGTTTCATCAACGCCCGCCGTGTGGCGCGCGTGCGCGAAGTCTCGGTGCCGATTACCGGCTTGCCGGCCGCCCTGCAAGGTTTTAGCATCGTGCAGCTGAGCGACATCCACGTAGGCGCCACCATCAAGCGCGCCTATGTGGACGCCATCGTCGCGCGCGCCAACGGCCTGCAAGCGGACGTCATCGCCATCACGGGCGACGTGGTCGACGGCACGGTGGCGCAACTGGCCAGCCATACGGCGCCGCTGGGCGAGCTTCGGGCGCGCCACGGCGTCTTTCTCGTCACGGGCAACCACGAATACTATTCGGGCGCCGCGCCATGGGTGGCGGAATTTCGCCGCCTGGGCTTGCGCGTGCTGATGAACGAACACACGGTGCTCGAGCACGACGGCGCGCGCCTGGCGCTGGCCGGCGTCACCGATTTCAATGCCGGCGCCTTCGATCCGGATCAACGCAGCGACCCGCAGGGCGCCATCGCCGGCGCACCGGCCGATATCCCCCGCATCCTGCTGGCGCACCAGCCGCGCAGCGCGCCCGAGGCGGAAGCGGCCGGCTACGACCTGCAACTGTCGGGCCACACGCACGGGGGACAATTCTGGCCGTGGAATCTGTTCGTGCCGCTGCAGCAGCCGTACGTGGCGGGCCTGCACCGGCGCGGCCGCCTGTGGATTTATGTCAGCCGCGGCACGGGTTACTGGGGCCCGCCCAAGCGCATCGGCGCGCCGGCGGAGATCACGTTGTTGCGGCTGGTGGCGGCGTAG
- a CDS encoding cytochrome c: MMATFRMAAGAALLALALPVLAANAPGADVQAIERGRYLATAGDCIACHSVPGGKPMAGGLSLATPLGAIVATNITPSTTHGIGNYTLKQFSDAVRHGVRADGAHLYPAMPYTAYARVTDDDTAALYAYFMHGVAAVDTAPATQTDLPFPFNIRLSLAGWNWLFLDKKPFVADPAKSMEWNRGAYLAQGLAHCSTCHTPRNALMAEQLSKELGGFDLGTWFAPNITSDANSGIGSWSQQDLVDYLRTGRAAHRGQAAGPMAEAIDHSLKHLSDADLSAIAHYIKSVPAIRDKADTKPVTQWGQAGDELNAIRGVALPQNLNRMSGAQLYDAQCASCHHAKGEGSFDGSLPPLFHNSVTGRSNSNNLVMAILDGVERQDGKGNHIAGHLMPAFRQTLSDEQIVTLGNYVQKMYGNPDVKVTAEQVTTLRNGGPASNLIGLARAAIIVAVLVLLALLLWWRGRRRKETSAA, from the coding sequence ATGATGGCGACCTTCAGAATGGCGGCCGGCGCCGCCTTGCTGGCACTGGCCTTGCCCGTGCTGGCGGCGAACGCCCCTGGCGCCGACGTGCAGGCCATCGAGCGCGGCCGCTACCTGGCGACGGCGGGCGACTGCATCGCCTGCCACAGCGTCCCGGGCGGCAAGCCGATGGCGGGCGGCCTGTCCCTGGCCACGCCGTTGGGGGCCATTGTCGCCACCAACATCACGCCGTCGACAACGCACGGCATCGGCAACTACACGCTCAAGCAGTTTTCCGACGCCGTGCGCCATGGCGTGCGGGCCGACGGCGCGCACCTGTACCCGGCCATGCCCTACACGGCCTACGCCAGGGTGACGGATGACGACACGGCCGCCCTGTACGCCTACTTCATGCATGGCGTGGCGGCGGTGGACACGGCGCCGGCAACACAGACGGACTTGCCGTTCCCGTTCAACATCCGCCTGTCGCTGGCGGGCTGGAATTGGCTCTTCCTCGACAAGAAGCCGTTCGTGGCCGATCCAGCCAAGAGCATGGAGTGGAACCGCGGCGCCTACCTGGCGCAAGGGCTGGCCCACTGCAGCACCTGCCACACGCCGCGCAACGCGCTGATGGCCGAGCAGCTGTCGAAGGAGCTGGGGGGCTTTGATCTGGGCACCTGGTTTGCGCCGAACATCACCTCGGACGCCAACAGCGGCATCGGCAGCTGGAGCCAGCAAGACCTGGTCGACTACCTGCGCACGGGCCGCGCCGCGCACCGGGGGCAGGCTGCCGGACCGATGGCCGAAGCCATCGACCATAGCCTGAAGCACCTGAGCGACGCGGACCTGAGCGCCATCGCGCACTACATCAAGAGCGTACCCGCCATCCGCGACAAGGCGGATACGAAACCGGTGACGCAATGGGGCCAGGCGGGCGATGAGCTCAATGCGATCCGCGGCGTGGCGCTGCCGCAAAACCTGAACAGGATGTCGGGTGCGCAGCTGTACGATGCGCAGTGCGCCAGCTGCCACCATGCGAAGGGCGAGGGCAGTTTCGACGGCAGCTTGCCGCCCTTGTTCCACAACTCGGTAACGGGCCGCAGCAACAGCAACAACCTGGTGATGGCGATCCTCGATGGGGTGGAGCGGCAGGATGGCAAGGGTAATCATATTGCGGGACACCTGATGCCAGCCTTCCGCCAGACCCTGTCGGACGAGCAGATCGTCACCCTCGGCAATTACGTGCAAAAGATGTACGGCAATCCTGACGTGAAGGTGACGGCGGAACAGGTGACGACCCTGCGCAATGGCGGTCCTGCCTCGAACCTGATCGGCCTGGCCCGCGCCGCCATCATCGTCGCCGTGCTGGTGCTGCTGGCCTTGCTGCTGTGGTGGCGGGGACGGCGGCGCAAGGAAACATCAGCAGCTTAA
- a CDS encoding sorbitol dehydrogenase family protein — protein sequence MDATHNKEGRGPLNPGRRMVLAGLLSASAAALIPWALAEPVASAEQGAFLGVSAMLVGRQVLDPVLARRLYDALVAQDAAFPANVRALLALINAQGLQAAGLQEALDALDPALSPLAALPRQIASAWYLGIVGTGEAAVCVAYEQALNAAVVADVLKPPTYSYGAYGSWARKPI from the coding sequence TTGGACGCTACACATAACAAGGAGGGCCGCGGCCCCCTGAATCCCGGCCGCCGCATGGTGCTGGCCGGCTTGCTGTCGGCTTCGGCCGCGGCGCTGATTCCCTGGGCGCTGGCCGAACCGGTCGCCAGTGCGGAGCAGGGCGCCTTCCTGGGCGTGTCGGCCATGCTGGTCGGGCGCCAGGTGCTCGATCCCGTGCTGGCCCGGCGCCTGTATGACGCGTTGGTGGCGCAGGACGCTGCCTTCCCCGCGAATGTGCGTGCCTTGCTGGCCCTGATCAATGCGCAGGGCTTGCAGGCGGCCGGCCTGCAGGAAGCGCTCGATGCGCTCGACCCGGCACTGTCGCCGCTGGCGGCCCTGCCGCGCCAGATCGCCAGCGCCTGGTACCTGGGCATCGTCGGCACGGGCGAGGCGGCCGTCTGCGTCGCCTACGAGCAGGCGCTGAACGCGGCCGTCGTGGCCGACGTGCTCAAGCCCCCCACGTATTCCTACGGCGCCTACGGCAGCTGGGCCAGAAAACCAATTTAA
- a CDS encoding SDR family oxidoreductase, translating into MQTQSNHTHSLLNKIAFVTGGSRGIGAAIVRRLASQGANVVFTYQSSAAEAQALAAKVEAAGGKALGVQADAADAAALTAAIDQVAAQFGRVDILVNNAGVFLPGAIDDFSLADFDKTIAVNVRAVFVAIKAAVAHMQTGGRIINIGSTNAHRMPFGGAAAYAMSKSALSGLTQGLSRDLGPRGITINNVEPGPVATDMNPPTGDFADLMHGLMALPRHGTADEIAGMVAYLASDEAAFVTGAGLKIDGGFAA; encoded by the coding sequence ATGCAAACCCAAAGCAACCATACCCATTCACTGCTGAACAAGATCGCCTTTGTGACGGGCGGCTCGCGCGGCATCGGCGCGGCCATCGTGCGCCGCCTGGCCAGCCAGGGAGCCAATGTCGTCTTCACGTATCAAAGCTCGGCCGCCGAAGCGCAGGCGCTGGCGGCCAAGGTGGAAGCGGCCGGCGGCAAGGCGCTGGGCGTGCAGGCCGATGCGGCCGACGCCGCAGCCCTGACGGCCGCCATCGACCAGGTGGCGGCGCAATTTGGCCGTGTCGATATCCTCGTCAACAACGCGGGCGTATTCCTGCCCGGCGCCATCGATGATTTTTCGCTGGCGGACTTCGACAAGACGATTGCCGTCAACGTGCGCGCCGTGTTCGTGGCCATCAAGGCGGCCGTGGCGCACATGCAGACGGGCGGGCGCATCATCAATATCGGCAGCACGAATGCGCACCGCATGCCGTTCGGCGGCGCGGCCGCCTACGCCATGAGCAAATCGGCGCTGAGCGGCCTGACACAAGGCCTGTCGCGCGACCTGGGACCGCGCGGCATCACCATCAACAACGTGGAACCAGGCCCCGTCGCCACCGACATGAACCCGCCCACGGGCGACTTCGCCGACCTGATGCACGGCCTGATGGCCCTGCCCCGCCACGGCACGGCCGATGAAATCGCCGGCATGGTGGCTTACCTGGCCAGCGACGAAGCGGCGTTCGTCACGGGCGCCGGGCTGAAGATCGACGGGGGTTTTGCCGCCTGA
- a CDS encoding RrF2 family transcriptional regulator: MRRDSKLSSILHVLLHMAHAGRPMTSEELAGCLDTNPVLVRRVMAGLRERGYVASGKGHGGGWRIVCDLHRVTLQDIYVAVGSPTIFAMGNRVDQPGCLVEQVVNQSLAGAFDEAEALLIRRFGAVTLADLAERFSQEYAIHRGAPHAHL; the protein is encoded by the coding sequence ATGAGACGCGACAGCAAACTATCATCGATCCTCCATGTGCTGCTGCACATGGCCCACGCGGGACGCCCGATGACGTCCGAGGAACTCGCCGGCTGCCTGGACACCAACCCCGTGCTGGTGCGGCGTGTGATGGCCGGCTTGCGCGAGCGCGGCTACGTGGCCTCGGGCAAGGGGCATGGCGGCGGCTGGCGCATCGTCTGCGACCTGCACAGGGTGACCCTGCAAGACATCTACGTGGCCGTCGGTTCGCCCACCATCTTCGCCATGGGCAACCGCGTCGACCAGCCGGGCTGCCTGGTGGAGCAGGTGGTCAACCAGTCGCTGGCCGGCGCCTTCGATGAAGCCGAGGCGCTGCTGATCCGGCGCTTCGGCGCCGTCACCCTGGCCGACCTGGCCGAACGTTTCAGCCAAGAATATGCCATCCACCGAGGAGCACCCCATGCACATCTTTGA